The sequence below is a genomic window from Haematobia irritans isolate KBUSLIRL chromosome 3, ASM5000362v1, whole genome shotgun sequence.
ttttaattcttagagaattttaaaatttatttttatttttaaatattaccttacaaaataattaaaaatggtTTGTGTTgtggtattaaaaaaataaatgaaaataatctaaataaaaatataattagcaGATGCATCAGATACTACGATGATATTATATATGAAGTAAATCTATCATCAAGAAAATGATGCACTttcttttttgaagttttcgcATATTCGTTCGTTCATGTTTTGCAATTGGACATGGTAACAttacaatgaaaaacaaaacaaacaaaactattTTGTTACAAGTCGTTAGAAAAACTTCCTATAATTTCATTCTACTAGATTCATAACTAAAAACCGGGTGAGTTGGCAACATAAACAATAAGAGGatgatatttaggaaaatattatttaaatctaCAATGTGTTTAAGGGAAATATGTTAAGTGTATTGGATAAATATTAACAATGTATCCTCAGGATTTGTGTGCTGTGCTCCCCAATCAACGTCCCAAGaaatttttggaccaattttttacaattgGCTTCGATTTAGATTGTTCCATACGTTCACGTTCCTGCATTTGTTCTAATAGTTTCTGTTGATTTTCACGAAACTTCATAATGGGGTCATCAAATTGACGATAGTAATGCAAAACCTCACGTACATCATCGACCTCACTGGTAGCAAGAGCTACAAAGTAATTGAACATAAAAAAGAGATTCGTAAATTTTATTGCAACATTTATTACTTACTTTTCAAGAAACTGATTAAATCGAGCAGCTGTGAGTCATCATCATTACCCATCCATCGTGCTATGTTGAATGTATTGTCTGGATGCATGCGTGTGGAGTTGGCATCCCAATCAACAACAATGACCTGTGAAACGAGTTAATAAAAAACTTAGATATACtggaaaatgtaaacaaaaaacagaGAAAGGGCGAATGTACGACCTTCTTTGCATATGCGATGAATGTCTTTGCAGTGTAGAAGTGAGGATTTTTACCGAGAAGTGCAAATCGGCTTTAAATGAGTTTAAGCTAATCCTTGCTAAGAATAACGTAAAACGAAACGAATCATTTGCAGAGAGAACGAACGTTAGTAAATTCATAGACGTGATTAGAATTATCAGCGTGATAATGTGGACGCGCACTATACAAGAGCTGATTTCATGACTCAGGTTCACGCACCAAACTTCTTATATTGAGTACACTCACACAAGCCTTTGATTGAGACGAGATGAGTTTTTTCATGGGACCCGTTCCCGGGAATTCCTGGGAATTTGCCTGGGAATATTTTCGTTCCTGCTTTCCCGGGAATTATGTgcgtgaatttttttatatgaaacattaCCAACTATAccgcaaaaaatgatttttagtaCCATTGCGATAATTTAGACTTAGTAGACAGGAATCACAATAGAGAAACTATGGAGTAAAATAGTTTAAgtaaaaactttcaatttctTTCGAAATTGTAGTTTACTATTTCAATATGTCACTATGCAATAATTTGTCCGACATACACAGACATAGGTCCTAGTCCAGATTGTAACGGGCTTCCAATACTTTTAAATGATGGTTTATCCTTCTGAGTTATTATAGTGATACCTCAACGAATCCGCATTTCGATGGACTATTAGATTAAGTAAGCACTTGTAAACAGCAATACCTTTTTTTAATATCCaagcaattttttaattgtacaaagatcatcttttatttctttaacaatGAAACCTCTACTGAGACTGTCCTAatcattgtaaaatttttccaattaatttttgaaaattgaaaaataggcAATATTTTGTGTGTACTAATATTAATATACTAATACAGTCTATTACAAATCATTCTATTCCCCTATGTTTCGATATTCAGAATGGCaaatcgcaaaaaattatttttatataacaaaGAATTCGAGATAAACTGGGATTTAAATCCAAATGCcatttttcttattaaaaacatttattatgccattattattatgaaaatatCGCAAAAGGAATATTATGCAATTtgtgattccgaatatcggaacatgggggaatttattctttttttaagaACAAAGAAGTATAAATACCTTTCTTAAATCACGATTCAAATTATCCAAGTTCTTAACATGATGACCATCAATAAAATGCGTTGCATCACGTACCAGACGATACATAATATATCCGTTGGGATCTAATGCATCTAATATTGGAAATACTGTCATTCCCTGTTCGGCAGTGAAAACGacaatttcaaaatgtttaGCGCACTCCTGTAGGAAAACATCAACACCTGGTCGTTTCTTGAAACGCCAGCCAGTTTGATATGTCCAGTCGGGATGCACCAATACGTCCTTCATTTCTAGAACCAGAGTATAAGG
It includes:
- the LOC142232197 gene encoding mitochondrial import inner membrane translocase subunit TIM50-C-like; amino-acid sequence: MAQSALGRLVRCTLNCANRPASKTNLLFGKHEQKRAFSSVGVLPVSSNLVRNHAAQLTFQQRTNSTDSTKKPASPEILSKLFPQTAANVDEETEKERKRKEEEEAKENEKAFKRMKIGFAVFAGAGGALIVWAVYEFGKPEVDPEGNIIEDEFSKDPVVQQYLQRMWKSMNYYQKMIQEPSREKLLPDPLKPPYIQPPYTLVLEMKDVLVHPDWTYQTGWRFKKRPGVDVFLQECAKHFEIVVFTAEQGMTVFPILDALDPNGYIMYRLVRDATHFIDGHHVKNLDNLNRDLRKVIVVDWDANSTRMHPDNTFNIARWMGNDDDSQLLDLISFLKTLATSEVDDVREVLHYYRQFDDPIMKFRENQQKLLEQMQERERMEQSKSKPIVKNWSKNFLGR